The proteins below come from a single Rhizobium tropici CIAT 899 genomic window:
- a CDS encoding DUF930 domain-containing protein: MEIVNLLPPSLEEKREPARQPPLAAQEDAIPAGKSKEQVTPTARQEAKPREDTPRMVKPSRMLSERVLDDPRSKNARKELSALAPADQVEQLCNLEAMAQVGAWSKELLPDRVVAYAMADTKMVGNDFSADGAALHSQRVWYQLKFKCELSPDHKKVAAFEFMVGEPIPKEDWGEHSLPDENGSLD; encoded by the coding sequence GTGGAGATTGTAAATCTCCTACCGCCCAGTCTGGAAGAGAAGCGCGAACCCGCGAGGCAGCCGCCGCTTGCCGCTCAGGAGGATGCTATTCCCGCGGGCAAATCCAAAGAACAGGTAACGCCGACAGCTCGTCAAGAAGCCAAGCCACGGGAAGACACTCCGAGGATGGTGAAGCCGTCTCGCATGCTATCAGAAAGGGTTCTTGACGATCCCCGGAGCAAGAATGCGAGAAAGGAACTGTCGGCACTAGCACCCGCCGATCAGGTCGAGCAGCTTTGCAACCTCGAAGCCATGGCGCAGGTCGGAGCATGGAGCAAGGAACTCCTGCCTGATCGTGTGGTCGCCTATGCGATGGCAGACACCAAGATGGTCGGGAACGACTTTTCAGCTGATGGTGCAGCGCTCCACAGCCAACGCGTCTGGTACCAACTCAAATTCAAATGCGAGCTGTCCCCGGATCACAAGAAGGTCGCCGCGTTTGAGTTTATGGTGGGCGAACCCATTCCCAAAGAGGATTGGGGCGAGCATAGTTTGCCCGATGAGAATGGGTCGCTTGATTAA
- a CDS encoding acyltransferase family protein: MKQLDSLQFLRFVAAFSVVLFHFGSGLAIEYHLDRNYFFMGATGVDVFFVLSGFIISYSSNPARGLVYFARKRIARIVPLYWLLTFVVVLIALVKPSLLNSTIVTVETIIKSLLFVPYQKTGGAVQPILFLGWTLCYEVFFYIIYGACLIFGARATWFASAAVLLLIALHEIWPEGSVEWRFYTNPILIEFVLGMMLHKAYSAYSAFRSGSNIAAALLILLACGAHFFIVTFAGPSLFASSLLAVLLVSGFLLMRMPAGRIWAILVLLGDASYSLYLIHPYTLQLPLKLLGKHLSLPFVTGILLVVTLCTIGISVVLLKFFERPMQALLMRQPKPIEQTVAPVG, encoded by the coding sequence TTGAAACAATTGGATTCTCTCCAGTTTCTCCGGTTCGTGGCCGCTTTTTCCGTCGTTCTCTTCCATTTCGGAAGCGGTCTTGCGATCGAATACCATCTCGATCGGAATTATTTCTTCATGGGTGCGACCGGCGTCGACGTTTTCTTCGTTCTCAGCGGCTTCATCATCAGCTACTCCTCCAATCCGGCGCGCGGACTTGTTTATTTCGCACGCAAGCGCATTGCCAGAATCGTTCCGCTCTACTGGCTGTTGACATTCGTGGTCGTCTTGATTGCGCTTGTGAAACCCAGCCTGCTCAATTCGACGATCGTGACCGTGGAGACGATCATCAAATCTCTTCTTTTCGTCCCCTATCAGAAAACCGGCGGTGCCGTGCAGCCGATCCTTTTCCTGGGTTGGACGCTTTGTTACGAGGTGTTCTTCTACATAATTTATGGCGCCTGTCTGATCTTTGGCGCCAGGGCAACCTGGTTCGCCTCCGCGGCCGTCCTCCTCCTGATCGCGCTGCATGAGATTTGGCCGGAGGGATCGGTCGAATGGCGCTTCTATACAAACCCGATATTGATCGAATTCGTTCTCGGCATGATGCTTCATAAAGCATATTCGGCATACAGCGCCTTCAGGAGCGGATCGAATATAGCCGCCGCTCTGCTCATTCTTCTGGCCTGCGGAGCTCATTTCTTCATCGTGACATTCGCCGGCCCCAGTCTTTTCGCCTCAAGCCTGCTTGCCGTCCTGCTCGTCTCGGGCTTCCTGCTCATGCGGATGCCAGCCGGTAGAATATGGGCCATTCTGGTTCTGCTGGGAGACGCCTCCTATTCGCTTTACCTCATACACCCCTACACGCTGCAGCTTCCGCTCAAGCTGTTGGGCAAGCATCTCTCCCTACCCTTTGTGACCGGGATACTGCTGGTGGTCACGCTTTGCACGATCGGGATTTCGGTGGTGCTCCTCAAGTTCTTCGAGCGGCCGATGCAGGCTCTTCTGATGCGGCAGCCGAAACCCATCGAACAGACCGTCGCTCCGGTGGGGTGA
- a CDS encoding SGNH/GDSL hydrolase family protein — MRFEGTSLSVTLVDTGKNSLEVELDGVPQRLDLQAGQHRYQLADALQQGAHEVRATRRTEGWIGDTIFVSAETDGSFVPAEASATKLVAIGDSITAGYGLEGVGPGCKFTPGTENQYLTYAAVAARSLEMELTTLAVSGIGLSRTGKNAKTMLDVIDSVTPLRKGVPALPDERVSAVVVNLGTNDFSDNRNPSDFIEEYVKLVFKLRSQYPKAYLYAALGPMMSQKDFDVAEKAIQGAVQASAAKGETRLRYLNLRVKPKDFGCDWHPSRSTNAAMATLLEQAIRADWGPHD; from the coding sequence TTGCGTTTTGAAGGCACGTCGCTCTCGGTTACCCTCGTTGATACCGGGAAAAATAGCCTTGAGGTCGAACTGGACGGCGTTCCGCAGCGCCTCGATCTGCAAGCGGGGCAGCATCGATACCAGCTTGCCGATGCCTTGCAGCAAGGCGCCCACGAGGTTCGCGCGACGCGCCGCACCGAGGGATGGATCGGCGATACCATATTCGTTTCCGCGGAAACCGATGGGTCGTTCGTTCCAGCGGAAGCATCGGCCACAAAGCTGGTGGCAATCGGAGACTCCATTACCGCAGGCTATGGTCTCGAGGGTGTTGGTCCCGGATGTAAATTCACCCCCGGAACGGAAAATCAATACCTGACATATGCCGCGGTCGCGGCGCGCAGCCTCGAGATGGAACTTACGACGCTCGCTGTTTCTGGAATCGGCCTTTCGCGTACAGGCAAGAATGCGAAAACCATGCTTGATGTCATCGACAGCGTGACGCCGTTGAGAAAGGGCGTGCCTGCTCTTCCTGACGAACGCGTTTCCGCAGTGGTCGTCAATCTGGGGACGAACGACTTTTCAGACAACAGGAATCCCAGCGATTTCATCGAGGAATACGTCAAGCTCGTCTTCAAGCTCAGATCTCAGTATCCAAAGGCGTATCTCTACGCCGCACTCGGTCCGATGATGTCGCAGAAGGACTTCGATGTGGCCGAGAAAGCAATCCAGGGCGCCGTCCAGGCGAGCGCCGCGAAAGGCGAAACTCGCCTGCGATATCTGAATTTACGCGTCAAACCGAAGGATTTCGGATGCGATTGGCATCCAAGCCGCAGCACCAATGCGGCAATGGCAACCTTGTTGGAGCAAGCTATCAGAGCGGATTGGGGCCCTCATGATTAA
- a CDS encoding amino acid ABC transporter substrate-binding protein, translating into MNWLKTVAAAALVQAAFLLPAHAGENLKAIQSAGVFKVGTEGTYAPFTFHDESGKLTGFDVEIAEAVAGKLGVKAQFLEGKWDGLIAGLDANRYDAVINEVGVTEARKKKYDFSEPYIASKAVLIVKDGNTGIKDFADLKGKKAAQSLTSNFGKLATEAGAELVGTDGFDQSIQLVLTGRADATINDSLSFLDFKKHKPDAPVKIVAQQANADFSAVIIRKGEPELLAAINKALADIKADGTYDKISKKYFGQDVSK; encoded by the coding sequence ATGAACTGGTTGAAGACTGTTGCCGCCGCCGCCCTCGTGCAGGCCGCGTTCCTGCTCCCCGCCCATGCCGGCGAAAACCTCAAGGCGATCCAGTCGGCCGGCGTATTCAAGGTCGGCACGGAAGGCACCTATGCGCCTTTCACCTTTCATGACGAGAGCGGCAAGCTGACCGGCTTCGATGTCGAGATCGCGGAAGCCGTCGCCGGCAAGCTCGGCGTCAAGGCGCAGTTCCTGGAAGGCAAGTGGGATGGCCTGATCGCCGGTCTCGACGCCAACCGCTACGATGCCGTCATCAACGAAGTCGGCGTCACCGAAGCCCGCAAGAAGAAGTATGACTTCTCCGAGCCCTACATCGCCTCCAAGGCCGTGCTGATCGTCAAGGACGGCAACACCGGCATCAAGGATTTCGCCGATCTCAAGGGCAAGAAGGCGGCACAGTCGCTGACCAGCAACTTCGGCAAGCTCGCAACCGAAGCCGGCGCCGAACTCGTCGGCACCGATGGCTTCGACCAGTCGATCCAGCTCGTGCTGACCGGCCGCGCCGACGCCACCATCAACGACAGCCTTTCCTTCCTCGATTTCAAGAAGCACAAGCCCGACGCGCCGGTGAAGATCGTCGCCCAGCAGGCCAATGCCGATTTCTCCGCCGTCATCATCCGCAAGGGCGAGCCGGAACTGCTTGCTGCGATCAACAAGGCGCTGGCCGATATCAAGGCCGACGGCACCTATGACAAGATCTCCAAGAAATATTTCGGCCAGGACGTTTCGAAGTAA
- a CDS encoding amino acid ABC transporter permease: protein MEHWLQLMWESLGTLLWAGLVFTIPLTLITFVLGLLLGLLTAVVRLFAPAPFVAIARFYVWVIRGTPLLVQLFVIFYGLPSLGILLDAFPAAIIGFTLSVGAYTSEIIRAVISSVPKGQWEAAYSIGMNWRQAMSRTILPQAARVAVPPLSNTFISLVKDTSLAAAITVPELFQAAQRIVATTYEPLILYIEAAIIYLVLSTFLSTLQGYLERRFARSGGTLEAQA, encoded by the coding sequence TTGGAGCATTGGCTGCAACTGATGTGGGAGTCACTGGGCACGCTGCTTTGGGCGGGGCTCGTCTTCACCATCCCGCTTACCTTGATCACCTTCGTTCTCGGCCTTCTGCTCGGCCTGCTCACCGCAGTCGTCAGGCTATTTGCCCCGGCGCCGTTCGTGGCCATCGCCCGCTTCTATGTCTGGGTGATCCGCGGCACGCCGCTTCTGGTGCAGCTCTTCGTCATCTTCTACGGCCTGCCGAGCCTCGGCATCCTGCTCGACGCCTTCCCCGCCGCCATCATCGGCTTTACGCTGAGCGTCGGCGCCTATACGTCCGAAATCATCCGCGCCGTCATCTCCTCCGTGCCGAAGGGCCAGTGGGAGGCCGCCTATTCGATCGGCATGAACTGGCGCCAGGCCATGAGCCGCACCATCCTGCCGCAGGCGGCGCGCGTCGCCGTGCCGCCGCTGTCGAACACCTTCATTTCGCTGGTCAAGGATACGTCGCTCGCCGCCGCCATCACCGTGCCGGAGCTGTTTCAGGCCGCGCAGCGCATCGTGGCGACGACCTATGAGCCGCTCATCCTCTATATCGAGGCCGCCATCATCTATCTCGTGCTCAGCACCTTTCTTTCGACGCTGCAGGGTTACCTCGAACGCCGCTTCGCCCGCTCGGGCGGCACACTGGAGGCACAAGCATGA
- a CDS encoding amino acid ABC transporter ATP-binding protein → MIELQHIEKRFGDNVILKDISLMIPEGTVTALVGPSGGGKSTLLRCINLLEIPTAGTIRIGGETATFQPGKKPSWQDIQKIRRQTGMVFQNFQLFPHQTAIGNVMEGLTTVLRWPQDKARARAVELLTKVGMAHKIDAWPSTLSGGQQQRVAIARALAPSPRVLLCDEPTSALDPELAAEVVDVLGKLANEGTTMVMATHDLRLASKIANNVVFLEAGNIVETGSSRSIFGAPAQERTKQFISTLNAGHSYDI, encoded by the coding sequence ATGATCGAGCTCCAGCATATCGAAAAGCGCTTCGGCGACAATGTCATCCTCAAGGATATCAGCCTGATGATCCCAGAGGGAACGGTGACGGCGCTTGTGGGGCCTTCGGGCGGCGGCAAGAGCACGCTGCTTCGCTGCATCAACCTTTTGGAAATCCCGACCGCCGGAACGATCCGCATCGGCGGGGAGACGGCCACCTTCCAGCCGGGCAAGAAGCCGTCCTGGCAGGATATCCAGAAGATCCGCCGTCAGACGGGCATGGTCTTCCAGAATTTCCAGCTCTTTCCGCATCAGACCGCGATCGGAAACGTCATGGAAGGGCTGACCACCGTGCTGCGCTGGCCTCAAGACAAGGCCCGCGCCCGTGCCGTCGAGCTTTTGACCAAGGTCGGCATGGCCCACAAGATCGACGCCTGGCCCTCGACGCTCTCGGGCGGGCAGCAGCAGCGTGTCGCCATCGCCCGCGCGCTTGCCCCCTCGCCGCGCGTACTGCTCTGCGACGAGCCCACCTCGGCGCTCGATCCGGAACTGGCGGCGGAAGTGGTCGATGTGCTGGGCAAGCTCGCCAACGAAGGTACGACCATGGTCATGGCAACGCATGACCTGCGCCTGGCATCGAAGATTGCCAACAATGTCGTGTTCCTCGAAGCGGGCAACATCGTCGAGACCGGCTCTTCCCGCAGCATCTTCGGTGCTCCGGCGCAGGAGCGGACCAAGCAGTTCATCTCGACGCTGAATGCCGGCCACAGCTACGACATTTAA
- a CDS encoding multidrug effflux MFS transporter — protein MTRTESRIDHSARQATEDPTLASAAAQPRLITLILLSALAVLPVNMILPSLPKMSAAFHADFALVNLSVAGFSIVTAFLEAIGGAISDRFGRRPVVLTALAIFVIASIGCVLAPTIGIFLLCRMMQACIGPCYSVALVIIKETADERQAASKFGYLAMGWALAPMVGPLFGGSLDEIFGWQASFIVLALLGIAAFLLSLRELKGSKAPASAARGNYLASYALLLRSARFWAHTLCMACSMGVLYIFLGGAPLTIGDALGGSSARLGFYMGMVPAGFILGSYLAGRYGAKIPIGTILVIARLLTCIGLAVGLALSLSGTTEVLALFGPCIFIGIGNGLTMPAANSGAMSVRSDMIGTAAGLAAAMRISGGALIGSIGGLFIARSPTIHTLFALMLASAVLALLAAIWAAIVERHTRKPR, from the coding sequence ATGACACGCACCGAAAGCCGCATCGACCATTCAGCCAGGCAAGCAACCGAAGACCCGACCCTCGCATCAGCCGCCGCACAACCGCGGCTGATAACCCTCATCCTGCTCTCGGCGCTTGCCGTGCTGCCCGTAAATATGATCCTGCCGTCTCTGCCGAAGATGTCGGCGGCATTCCATGCCGATTTCGCTCTCGTAAACCTTTCCGTCGCCGGCTTTTCCATCGTGACTGCGTTCCTGGAAGCGATTGGGGGAGCGATATCGGACCGGTTCGGACGCCGGCCGGTTGTCCTGACGGCGCTCGCGATCTTCGTCATCGCCTCGATTGGCTGTGTTCTCGCTCCGACTATCGGCATATTCCTGCTGTGCCGCATGATGCAGGCGTGCATCGGCCCCTGCTATTCCGTCGCCCTCGTCATCATCAAGGAAACAGCCGACGAGCGCCAGGCGGCCAGCAAGTTCGGCTATCTCGCCATGGGATGGGCGTTGGCGCCGATGGTCGGACCGCTGTTCGGCGGCTCGCTGGACGAGATTTTCGGTTGGCAGGCAAGCTTCATCGTCCTTGCGCTCCTTGGCATCGCCGCCTTCCTCCTGTCCCTGCGCGAGCTGAAAGGATCGAAAGCACCCGCCTCAGCTGCCCGCGGAAACTATCTTGCCTCCTATGCCCTGCTTTTGCGTTCGGCGCGTTTCTGGGCCCATACGCTCTGCATGGCCTGCTCGATGGGCGTGCTCTATATCTTCCTCGGCGGAGCACCGCTCACGATAGGCGATGCGCTCGGCGGCTCGAGCGCCAGGCTCGGCTTCTACATGGGCATGGTTCCCGCCGGCTTCATTCTGGGCAGCTATCTCGCCGGCCGCTATGGCGCAAAAATCCCCATCGGCACAATCCTCGTCATCGCGCGGCTGCTGACCTGCATCGGCCTGGCTGTTGGCCTCGCCTTGTCGCTGTCGGGCACGACGGAGGTTCTGGCGCTCTTCGGCCCCTGCATCTTCATCGGCATCGGCAATGGCCTCACCATGCCGGCCGCCAACAGCGGCGCGATGTCCGTTCGCTCCGATATGATCGGGACGGCTGCAGGGCTTGCCGCCGCCATGCGGATATCGGGCGGCGCGCTGATCGGCTCGATCGGCGGGCTGTTCATTGCGCGATCGCCAACGATCCATACGCTCTTCGCCCTGATGCTGGCATCGGCGGTGCTCGCGCTGCTGGCAGCAATCTGGGCAGCCATCGTCGAGCGGCATACCCGCAAGCCGCGCTAA
- the pyc gene encoding pyruvate carboxylase, with protein sequence MPISKILVANRSEIAIRVFRAANELGIKTVAIWAEEDKLALHRFKADESYQVGRGPHLARDLGPIESYLSIEEVIRVAKLSGADAIHPGYGLLSESPEFVDACDAAGIIFIGPRADTMRQLGNKVAARNLAISVGVPVVPATDPLPDDMAEVAKMAAEIGYPVMLKASWGGGGRGMRVIRSEADLAKEVTEAKREAKAAFGKDEVYLEKLVERARHVESQILGDTHGNVVHLFERDCSVQRRNQKVVERAPAPYLTEAQRQELAAYSLKIANATNYVGAGTVEYLMDADTGKFYFIEVNPRIQVEHTVTEVVTGIDIVKAQIHILDGFAIGTPESGVPKQEDIRLNGHALQCRVTTEDPEHNFIPDYGRITAYRSASGFGIRLDGGTSYTGAIITRYYDPLLVKVTAWAPNPQEAIARMYRALREFRIRGVATNLTFLEAIITHEKFRDNSYTTRFIDTTPELFQQVKRQDRATKLLTYLADVTVNGHPETRGRPVPSPKVAQPVLPYIDGNIPEGTKQLLDKLGPQKFAEWMRNEKRVLMTDTTMRDGHQSLLATRMRTYDIASVAGTYARALPQLLSLECWGGATFDVSMRFLTEDPWERLALIREGAPNLLLQMLLRGANGVGYTNYPDNVVKYFVRQAAKGGVDLFRVFDCLNWVENMRVSMDAVAEENKLCEAAICYTGDILNSARPKYDLKYYTDLAVELEKAGAHIIALKDMAGLLKPAAAKVLFKALREATGLPIHFHTHDTSGIAAATVLAAVDAGVDAVDAAMDALSGNTSQPCLGSIVEALKGSERDPGLDPEWIRRISFYWEAVRHQYAAFESDLKGPASEVYLHEMPGGQFTNLKEQARSLGLETRWHKVAQAYADANQMFGDIVKVTPSSKVVGDMALMMVSQDLTVADVENPAKDIAFPDSVVSMLKGDLGQPPSGWPQALQKKALKGDTPYTVRPGSLLAEADLDAERKVIETKLERKVDDFEFASYLMYPKVFTDYALAADTYGPVSVLPTPAYFYGLKEGDELFAEIEKGKTLVIVNQAMTATDEKGMVTVFFELNGQPRRIKVPDRAHGASGAAIRRKAETGNAAHVGAPMPGVISTVFVSPGQAIKAGDVLVSIEAMKMETALHAEKDGTISEVLVRAGDQIDAKDLLVVYGA encoded by the coding sequence TTGCCCATTTCCAAGATCCTGGTTGCCAACCGTTCCGAAATCGCCATCCGCGTATTCCGCGCCGCCAACGAACTTGGCATAAAAACGGTGGCCATCTGGGCCGAGGAAGACAAACTCGCGCTGCATCGCTTCAAGGCGGACGAGAGCTATCAGGTGGGCCGCGGCCCACATCTTGCCCGTGATCTCGGGCCGATCGAGAGCTATCTGTCGATCGAGGAAGTCATCCGCGTCGCCAAGCTCTCTGGCGCCGATGCCATCCATCCCGGCTATGGCCTGCTGTCGGAAAGCCCCGAATTCGTCGATGCTTGCGATGCCGCCGGCATCATTTTCATCGGCCCGCGCGCCGATACGATGCGCCAGCTCGGCAACAAGGTTGCGGCGCGCAATCTGGCAATCTCGGTCGGCGTGCCGGTGGTGCCGGCCACCGATCCCTTGCCTGACGACATGGCCGAAGTCGCCAAGATGGCGGCCGAGATCGGCTATCCGGTGATGCTCAAGGCTTCCTGGGGCGGCGGCGGCCGCGGCATGCGCGTCATCCGCTCCGAAGCGGACCTCGCCAAGGAAGTGACGGAAGCCAAGCGCGAGGCGAAGGCCGCCTTCGGCAAGGACGAGGTCTATCTCGAAAAGCTCGTCGAGCGCGCGCGCCATGTCGAAAGCCAGATCCTCGGCGACACGCACGGCAATGTCGTACACCTGTTCGAGCGCGACTGTTCAGTCCAGCGCCGCAACCAGAAGGTCGTCGAGCGCGCGCCAGCCCCCTATCTCACGGAAGCGCAGCGCCAGGAACTGGCCGCCTATTCGCTGAAGATCGCCAACGCGACGAATTATGTCGGTGCCGGCACCGTCGAATATCTGATGGATGCCGACACGGGCAAATTCTACTTCATCGAAGTCAATCCGCGCATCCAGGTCGAGCACACCGTCACCGAAGTCGTCACCGGCATCGATATCGTCAAGGCGCAGATCCATATTCTCGACGGTTTCGCCATCGGCACGCCGGAATCGGGCGTTCCGAAGCAGGAAGACATCCGCCTTAACGGCCATGCGCTGCAGTGCCGCGTGACGACGGAAGATCCGGAGCATAACTTCATTCCGGATTACGGCCGCATCACTGCCTATCGCTCGGCATCCGGCTTCGGTATCCGTCTCGATGGCGGCACCTCCTATACCGGTGCGATCATCACCCGTTATTACGACCCGTTGCTGGTAAAGGTGACCGCCTGGGCTCCGAACCCGCAGGAGGCGATCGCCCGTATGTATCGCGCGCTGCGAGAATTCCGCATCCGCGGTGTGGCGACGAACCTCACCTTCCTCGAAGCGATCATCACGCACGAGAAATTCCGCGACAACAGCTATACGACGCGCTTCATCGACACAACGCCGGAACTGTTCCAGCAGGTCAAGCGTCAGGATCGCGCCACCAAGCTTCTGACCTATCTCGCTGACGTCACTGTCAACGGCCATCCGGAAACGCGCGGTCGTCCGGTACCTTCGCCCAAGGTGGCGCAGCCTGTGCTGCCCTATATCGACGGCAATATCCCCGAGGGCACCAAGCAGTTGCTGGACAAGCTCGGTCCGCAGAAATTCGCCGAATGGATGCGCAATGAAAAGCGTGTGTTGATGACCGACACGACGATGCGCGACGGCCACCAGTCGCTGCTTGCGACCCGCATGCGCACCTATGACATCGCCAGCGTCGCCGGCACCTATGCGCGCGCTTTGCCGCAGCTCCTGTCGCTCGAATGCTGGGGCGGCGCCACCTTCGACGTTTCCATGCGCTTTCTCACGGAAGACCCGTGGGAGCGCCTGGCGCTGATCCGTGAAGGTGCGCCGAACCTGCTTCTGCAGATGCTTTTGCGCGGCGCCAACGGCGTCGGCTACACCAACTATCCCGACAATGTCGTGAAATACTTCGTCCGCCAGGCGGCCAAGGGCGGCGTCGATCTCTTCCGCGTCTTCGACTGCCTGAACTGGGTCGAGAACATGCGCGTGTCGATGGATGCCGTGGCCGAGGAGAACAAGCTCTGCGAGGCGGCGATCTGCTATACGGGCGATATCCTCAACTCCGCCCGCCCGAAATACGATCTGAAATACTATACTGACCTCGCCGTCGAGCTGGAAAAGGCCGGCGCCCATATCATCGCGCTGAAGGACATGGCGGGTCTGTTGAAGCCGGCTGCCGCCAAGGTGCTGTTCAAGGCGCTGCGCGAAGCCACAGGGCTGCCGATCCACTTCCACACGCATGATACGTCGGGTATTGCGGCTGCGACGGTGCTCGCTGCGGTCGATGCCGGCGTCGATGCTGTCGATGCGGCGATGGATGCGCTGTCCGGCAATACCTCGCAGCCCTGCCTTGGTTCGATCGTCGAAGCACTCAAGGGCTCCGAGCGTGATCCCGGCCTCGATCCCGAATGGATCCGCCGCATCTCCTTCTACTGGGAAGCCGTGCGCCACCAGTACGCCGCTTTCGAAAGCGATCTCAAGGGACCGGCTTCGGAAGTCTATCTGCACGAAATGCCAGGGGGTCAGTTCACCAACCTCAAGGAACAAGCCCGCTCGCTCGGTCTCGAGACCCGCTGGCACAAGGTGGCGCAGGCCTATGCCGATGCCAACCAGATGTTCGGCGATATCGTCAAGGTGACGCCGTCCTCCAAGGTCGTCGGCGACATGGCGCTGATGATGGTCAGCCAGGACCTGACGGTCGCCGATGTCGAGAACCCGGCGAAGGATATCGCCTTCCCGGATTCGGTCGTCTCGATGCTCAAGGGCGATCTCGGCCAGCCGCCGTCCGGATGGCCGCAAGCGCTGCAGAAAAAGGCGCTGAAGGGCGATACGCCCTATACAGTCCGTCCCGGTTCGCTGCTTGCCGAAGCCGATCTCGATGCGGAGCGCAAGGTCATCGAGACGAAGCTCGAGCGCAAGGTCGACGATTTCGAATTCGCCTCCTATCTGATGTATCCGAAGGTCTTCACCGACTACGCATTGGCCGCCGACACCTATGGTCCTGTCTCGGTATTGCCGACGCCTGCCTATTTCTACGGTCTCAAGGAAGGCGATGAGCTCTTTGCCGAGATCGAGAAGGGCAAGACGCTGGTCATCGTCAACCAGGCGATGACGGCGACAGACGAGAAGGGCATGGTGACTGTCTTTTTCGAGCTCAACGGCCAGCCGCGCCGTATCAAAGTACCGGATCGCGCCCATGGTGCCTCGGGCGCCGCTATCCGCCGCAAGGCCGAGACCGGTAATGCCGCCCATGTCGGCGCGCCGATGCCGGGCGTCATCTCCACCGTCTTCGTTTCGCCCGGCCAGGCGATCAAGGCCGGCGACGTGCTTGTTTCCATCGAGGCCATGAAGATGGAGACCGCGCTGCACGCGGAAAAGGATGGTACGATCTCCGAGGTGCTGGTGCGCGCCGGCGACCAGATCGACGCCAAGGATCTGCTTGTCGTCTATGGCGCCTGA
- a CDS encoding helix-turn-helix transcriptional regulator: MNIHSLIQLLVVIEECKLAEDVVAELELALRAYKFDFYGVLKRARPNVDVAHFMLAGRWPDQWPLTYVRKRYMLVDPVARYAAQAQRPFRWSDAVAALKKDPLRRRMEQMMADARANGLADGYLFPIHGRNGLLGSMTIGGEAVDLSPTEISVFDAVAKKVFWRLLEFRDEAQYLERAGPAELKLTKREMEVLSHLADGMTSIEISRLLKISNHTVDWYMNSIQDKLKARNRQHIVAIAFRNGLIP; the protein is encoded by the coding sequence GTGAATATCCATTCGCTAATACAATTGCTTGTCGTGATCGAGGAATGCAAGCTCGCGGAGGACGTCGTGGCCGAGCTCGAGCTCGCGCTTCGCGCCTATAAGTTCGATTTCTATGGCGTCTTGAAGCGGGCGCGGCCGAATGTCGATGTTGCGCATTTCATGCTGGCGGGACGCTGGCCCGATCAGTGGCCGCTGACTTATGTCCGCAAGAGGTACATGCTCGTCGATCCGGTCGCGCGCTATGCGGCCCAGGCGCAACGCCCTTTCCGCTGGAGCGATGCCGTAGCGGCGCTGAAGAAGGACCCGCTGCGGCGGCGCATGGAGCAGATGATGGCGGATGCCCGCGCCAACGGGCTTGCCGACGGCTATCTCTTCCCGATCCATGGTCGCAACGGCCTGCTGGGAAGCATGACGATCGGCGGCGAAGCGGTCGATCTCTCTCCAACCGAGATTTCCGTTTTCGATGCCGTCGCCAAAAAGGTCTTCTGGCGACTTCTGGAGTTTCGAGACGAGGCCCAATACCTTGAGAGAGCGGGACCGGCCGAGCTGAAGCTGACCAAGCGTGAGATGGAAGTGCTCAGCCATCTGGCCGACGGCATGACCTCGATCGAGATCAGCCGGCTGCTGAAGATTTCCAATCATACCGTCGACTGGTACATGAACAGCATCCAGGACAAACTGAAGGCCAGAAATCGGCAGCACATCGTTGCAATCGCTTTCCGAAACGGACTTATTCCGTAA